One part of the Rutidosis leptorrhynchoides isolate AG116_Rl617_1_P2 chromosome 1, CSIRO_AGI_Rlap_v1, whole genome shotgun sequence genome encodes these proteins:
- the LOC139855397 gene encoding uncharacterized protein, whose protein sequence is MLDSCGRTKDILILVKTHIQELQSTFHRITLGVQTSSSEKKLSAYHLHRKDLRKQMLKRLKSLKITKNSTTANNDSDDDNLTVVSHVLDDVRETITSLVESLMLLMSMPSPNPKARRSINFNGIVAAKAKFMRVNSLSRWDKCDVQAVRQAIERLEAVESAVEDLEVELEYLRTEHVSNCSELWYDDLEIRSS, encoded by the exons ATGTTAGATTCGTGTGGAAGAACCAAAGACATACTAATTCTTGTTAAAACTCACATCCAAGAACTACAATCCACGTTTCACCGAATCACACTAGGTGTTCAAACATCTTCATCCGAAAAGAAATTGTCAGCATATCATCTCCATAGAAAAGATTTGAGGAAACAAATGCTAAAACGACTAAAATCCCTCAAGATAACTAAAAACAGCACAACTGCAAACAACGACAGTGATGATGATAACCTAACGGTTGTATCTCATGTGTTGGATGATGTTAGGGAAACGATAACTTCGCTTGTGGAGTCACTTATGTTACTCATGTCTATGCCTAGTCCAAATCCTAAGGCTAGAAGATCGATAAATTTTAATGGGATAGTTGCAGCGAAAGCGAAGTTTATGAGGGTGAATAGTTTGAGCCGGTGGGATAAGTGTGACGTGCAAGCGGTTCGACAAGCGATAGAGAGATTAGAAGCTGTGGAGAGTGCTGTTGAAGATTTGGAAGTTGAATTGGAAT ATCTGAGGACTGAGCATGTGTCTAATTGTTCTGAACTTTGGTATGACGACTTAGAGATCAGGAGTTCTTAA